A segment of the Salvelinus namaycush isolate Seneca chromosome 3, SaNama_1.0, whole genome shotgun sequence genome:
CAGCCCAATCTTAAGCAAGGCATCTAGCACATCACAGATAGTACATTTATTAAATTAAAACCAAGATTCACTACGGGTGCttttgtaaattcactctggattGCCAGAGAGAgctcagagtgcgctctgggtgtTCATAAATTCTGAGCATtttcagattgtccgtttgtaataTTCCAAGCGCTTCGCTCTCGGAGCATTCAGAATGCACACCGGacgctctggctgaggagtaggagttgatccgagcattctgacctcacaGCGGCAGTCAAGCGCCCAAGCTcactggctaaagttagctagcaggctagctacttccaggcataaatgagagaacacctcactctgaccatttttctcgccctagcagagctggttaggctgtttttacgGTATTCAGAGTGTTGgagactgtaactgtgctgctgtcATCAATTTTAAATACAACTTTTTGCTgaggtttactgacaccggccatattcaacgggtgttgagcattccaaaattcatcagttattctgcgctctggcacactcagacgagagtgctttaAAATCAGAGTAGATCCAACTCAGGATCAGGAATACAGGATATGGTGGCTAAATCAGAGTAGAACATGTCATTTAAAAACCCTTGAGGagaaaatgttttcaaatgtctCTTCTTAATTAAACAAGGATTAGTATTTTGCTGTTTTAtatctctaatacatactatGGGACAATGATCACCAAGATATACGCAAatactaaaatatatattttagtaaGAATTAAATTAATCAATGAGGAGTTAACAGGGTTTTTCACATTTATTCGTGTGGGTTTTGAGATCAATTGAGTCAattaacagggggggggggggggggggggggtgtaaatcCCAGCAACAAATAAGTGTGTATTCTGGTTATGGGCACATCTACAACCAGTAGCTAACATTTATGGGGAATATAAATATTTAAAGATTGGGACACCATGAAAATAGATTTGACATATATGGCCACTCCTCCCCCTTTCTGTAATCTGTCACATCTAAatacattataataatttatttcaATGTCTTTATCAGATACGGAACCATTTAACCATGTTTCCTAGAGAACCAGAATGTCAGGACACGAGTCCTGTACCCAAATGTCAATTGTGTCCATTTTTGAAATCATACTTTGCACATTTAGGTACATTAGCCCAAGACCCCTACAGGATTTAAAGTCAGAGGGTGTATTCAGCTCAGTCCCATAAGAGCTAACAGGCACAGGGTCATCTGCAGCTATTTGTTGAGTGAGCTGAGACTTTGCCAAGGTCTCTGGCCAATCCACGTGAGCGCAGAGTAGACAGCATTTGACAGACCTCCCTCAAGTCGCTGGGTACAGTGGCTAGGGCGGGAGCTGGGAGAGCAGTGTTGGCAGACCTCCCTCAAGTCGCTGTGTACAGTGGATAGGGGCGGGAGCTGGGAGAGCAGTGTTGACAGACCTCCCTCAAGTCGCTGGGTACAGTGGATAGGGGCGGGAGCTGGGAGGGCAGTGTTGGCAGACCTCCCTCAAGTCGCTGGGTACAGTGGATAGGGGCGGGAGCTGGGAGAGCAGTGTTGGCAGACCTCCCTCAAGTCGCTGGGTACAGTGGCTAGGGCGGGAGCTGGGAGAGCAGTGTTGACAGACCTCCCTCAAGTCGCTGGGTACAGTGGCTAGGGCGGGAGCTGGGAGAGCAGTGTTGACAGACCTCCCTCAAGTCGCTGGGTACAGTGGATAGGGGCGGGAGCTGGGAGAGCAGTGTTGGCAGAGCTCCCTCAAGTCGCTGGGTACAGTGGATAGGGGCGGGAGCTGGGAGAGCAGTGTTGGCAGAGCTCCCTCAAGTCGCTGGATGCAGTGGATAGGGGCGGGAGCTGGGAGAGCAGTGTTGGCAGAGCTCCCTCAAGTCGCTGGATGCAGTGGATAGGGGCGGGAACTGGGAGAGCAGTGTTGGCAGACCTCCCTCAAGTCGCTGGGTACAGTGGATAGGGGCGGGAACTGGGAGAGCAGTGTTGGCAGAGCTCCCTCAAGTCGCTGGATGCAGTGGATAGGGGCGGGAACTGGGAGAGCAGTGTTGGCAGACCTCCCTCAAGTCGCTGGGTACAGTGGCTAGGGCGGGAGCTGGGAGAGCAGTGTTGACAGACCTCCCTCAAGTCGCTGGGTACAGTGGATAGGGGCGGGAGCTGGGAGAGCAGTGTTGGCAGAGCTCCCTCAAGTCGCTGGATGCAGTGGATAGGGGCGGGAGCTGGGAGAGCAGTGTTGGCAGAGCTCCCTCAAGTCGCTGGATGCAGTGGATAGGGGCGGGAACTGGGAGAGCAGTGTTGGCAGAGCTCCCTCAAGTCGCTGGATGCAGTGGATAGGGGCGGGAACTGGGAGAGCAGTGTTGGCAGAGCTCCCTCAAGTCGCTGGATGCAGTGGATAGGGGCGGGAACTGGGAGAGCAGTGTTGGCAGAGCTCCCTCAAGTCGCTGGATGCAGTGGATAGGGGCGGGAACTGGGAGAGCAGTGTTGGCAGAGCTCAGTCCACCCTGATGAAGCTCCCGCCAAAGGAGGCGGCTGCCAATGCTCTCTTCTGGGTGTGCACAGGAGGCCTTGGTGTGGCTCCTGTTGCAGGGCTGGAGCTGCTATGCGGGGCAGGAGTGTCCCAGGCCTGTCCCGTGGATGGGAGTAGGGAGTGTAATCAAAACTAGCCTGGGAGGGAGGTTGTGGGGGAATTGAGGAGGGTGGTATGGAGGACAGTGTGGCTGATTATATGAATgatacatggtgtggactgcatcatgtggtgCACTACCCTCAACAGTATTTTGCTAGACCCTAGGGTAGTGGGCGGTGCAGTGTAGAGCTGGGCTGAGTTGAGGTGGGCCTGgcctggtagagctgtgctgtgatgggccaggtctggttgagctgtgctgtgatgggtcTGGTTGAGCTGTGCTGAGGCGGGCCTGGTCTGGTACCATGGGAGGGAGATTGTAAGGGGAATTGAAGAGGGTGGTGTGGAGGGCAGTGTGGCCGGCGACGCTCCAAACTCTGCATGGGGCTTCTTTGACTGCGTACGGCTTGGGCATAGCTCAGTGTATCTGTATGCAGTTCCTTGGAGAGAAGTGGTAGAGGGTGGTGTGGGGGGGCAGTGTTGCTGGCTGTTCTCCAATCTCTGTGAGGCGCCACCAGATGCAGGCATAAAGGAGCGTCTGATTTGTCTCAGGTAGTTGGTGCCTGTTCTGTTGCTCATGTGAGGTGGACTGGCCACCCAGAGCAACATCCTTTAACGTCCTGGCGAAGGTGGGGACTGTCTCTTTGTACATGTGTACATTGTCATAAAGACAGTCCAGGCtgagggtgggatggtgggtcAGGTGTATGTTGGGCCTTAGCACACAGTCCTGAGAGAGGCTGGCATTTACCCTCTGGATGGTGGCAGGGTGGAAATCTCTCCTCTGGAGCAGGATAGATATTACTATGTTCGCGAAGGGGAAGATGGTGGAGGCCCTTTCTATCACTCCCCTTAGTGATGTGGCCACTGGCTCCTATTGGACACACAAGTCATTGGTCCCTGTGTGAATGATGATATGGCTGGGGGAGACAAGCTGGGCCACAGTCAAGATCTCCAAAGCTCTCTGTTGTGGGGCACCATCACTTTGACACATTTTTATTTGGGAAAAGTTTATTCTGTAATATAAACTTTCCATTTGAGTCCAtcattaatataatataatgtctGGTTTTTCGTCAGGTCTATGAAGGATGGCAGGAGTGATTGGAGAATTACAGGCTGTGAGTTGGGGATGGAGTGGTCAGTTGGGTCAGTGCATTGGTTGGTTGGTGTGTCCTGATTCAGCTGTTGTCCTGGTTTTTGTGGGACTCTTTGTAGAGTGGATGGTTGCGCCTGAGAAATTCCTGCCTTAGCTCATATAGCTCCTTCTGCAGGTTGTGTATGTGGCCAGTGTTGACTGCGCTGGACAGTTCCTCTCTAAGTCTACACACTTCCATCCGGAGAGCCTGGTTTTCCTCCAACATTATTCAATGCACACTGCGGCTCCCAAACCATCCCTATGCTAAAGCACCAGGCTGATCTCCTCCTCTAGAAGATGCTGTGGTACAGCAGGTGTCACATGTGAGAGAGGCATGCTCAGGGCTGTGTCTGCTGCAGGCGAGGGAGGAAGAGCGACACTGGGGACTACATACTAGGGCACAGagggagtggaggctgttgtaggtAGTGACAGTGGAGAGGTTTTAAGTTCAGCAACAAGATGTTTTATTTGGTCAAAGTAGTGGACAAATTGATCCAAACTGGCCTCTGAACCTTGAACCGTCTCAATGCTGTTATAATAAATATGAATGTTACTTTTGGGGGTGGAATCAATGTACAGTTGCCACATTTTCTGTTTTTTGACATTTTAAGTTCATTGTTGGTCTTATGGAGAGCTCTGTGCCAAGCATTAGGATCATCTGTAGAACATCAGTGAAATTAATTGTCAAGGCTTGACAGTGTTATCCAATGTTCTTTTAGCACAAGAAGCTGTGAAAATGAGTTATGACCGCAGTTCTACACGTCATGACCTCTTGCATGTTTTGTTACTTCCAGATGGAGAATTCCCCCGTGGCACTGTGGTTGGAGTTGACCTTCTGCATATAGCACCTCTAGATGGAGCTCACTTCCTGTCCAATCATGACATCACCGACCCAGTCACACATGCCAAGCTGCTTGAACTTCTCCCTGGTGCTCAGGCTCATGTCATCATGAGTGATATGGCACCCAATGCCAGTGGTTTCAAGGAGATGGACCATGAAAAACTCATCACAATGTCATTGTCATTGATTGACTTGGCTGAGAAGGTGTTGCAGACTGGTGGCTCTCTGATTTGTAAGTATTGGGACGGGGCATTGGCACACCAGCTTCAGCAGAAGCTTTCAGCTGTGTTCCGTGACGTCAGGACAGTCAAACCAAAAGCCAGCCGAAAGGAGTCGTCAGAGTTGTTTTTCCTTGCCCGGTCGTACAGGAAAAATAGAATAGTCTGACTGTATATTTTCATGCGTGTTGTAAGCTTTGTTCACCTGCAATGAAAGGCTTTAGGTGCTCAAGCACTTGAGTAGCCCCTCTATTTCTCCTTCCTGAATGTACTTTCTGTAAAAATCTATAGTGTTCTATGATATCTTTACCCAACTCATTAAAATCGATGGATATTCTACAATGATTTACATTATTCAACATCTACAATTCTTGAAACCTTCCCTGAAATATTTTAAACATACTTTGCAAGTACAAGTCACATC
Coding sequences within it:
- the LOC120036321 gene encoding rRNA methyltransferase 2, mitochondrial-like gives rise to the protein MWYSVLQKSYLHTSVHLLKKAAHNLKGKSTADQRWIVRQLNDPFVKAAHVHNYRCRSAFKLLEIDDKYKLLKPGFNVIDCGATPGAWSQIAVHRVNSTGANGEFPRGTVVGVDLLHIAPLDGAHFLSNHDITDPVTHAKLLELLPGAQAHVIMSDMAPNASGFKEMDHEKLITMSLSLIDLAEKVLQTGGSLICKYWDGALAHQLQQKLSAVFRDVRTVKPKASRKESSELFFLARSYRKNRIV